GTTACCGTCAACAAATTGTCCTGGTGAAAAGTACTTAAAATATTCAACCATTCTCGCGCTTTATGTCTCGGATATGCATTCTCGTGGTGTACTTAAACTCGGAGCATAACTTCCTCACCATTTGTTTTGTCACTTTTCTCGAGACATATAATCttctctttgaaattttttcttggtatataaaagaaaaaaaaatatgacgcgaaagtatttttataatagatacaaatttttttcaagtcttAAAATTCTTTCAGGTTGAAAAGTATCTTGACAGCAAATGAACgcgagaattattttaaattaaaatatttttcgctaATTATGCGATAAATCCAACAAGAATAAAGGTTAAAGAGATATGAGAAAGAAATAATCTAAAGATTATCTAAAagtatcgaaaaaaaaaatgatgagaaTCGTTtcgtaataaatatgtaatcaagacgtattgttttattaatgtaatttcttCATTAAGATCCAAACGCTTGTTCTCGGGGCACCCTATAGAATGGCAAGCAGCAGTGCGTATCCACCGTTCATTCGTGTATACATAGTCCGCGTGGGAGACTCAACGTGTACATCAATCTGACCTGCGGGCACCTGTGTATATTATGTGCCTGCGTTAGGTAGGAGAAAAATGTTCGTCCGTCCGCCATTTGACGAGGAAAGCTGCTACGCGTAGTTTAAGAGGGCATCTGCAAGCGCAATAAAGATCATATACCGGGAAATAGTGAGGCGCCACTGtaaaagaatgattttaatGCGATATACGTTTtgattatcatttatatatttactttacatcAGTCGTCTCTACAAATCTGAATGAaaccttttctctctctctttcttgatattcaacaatttattattttacacgcAACTTTTTAATTGATTCGGCAACGACAATAGGGTTGATTAATTACGACGGCGGAGTCAGGAAATTCCATAAAGCGAAAGGTGAAGTATGAAAGAGTAAAGAGAGCGGGTTGAAAAGAGGATAGATGGTAGTTAAGAGAAGGTGGCGGAGAGACCGAGAGACATGAAAGTGTCGTTTCTATAGTGGTGGTTTACACCCCCTCGAGAAAGTAAGATGTGGAGGAAGGAATGAGACAGAGGTGGAGGGTCGAAACGATTCGTATTTTGCGAGGTTGGCGGCGTGTAAGTCTTCATTTGTCCGCCTTTGAACTTCTTCCTTTCTGTTTCGCCTGGCCTTCGTGATTCTTTTCACACTTCGGTAGACCTTTCCGTCGCTAATTATTCTacgctttttttttctcgcccTATCCCCTTACATTTGCCTATGTACGTGATAATAAAAAGCTATGAAGAACAGGCcgacttgaaacttttttttatttatgatcaAAAGTACAAGTTGTCCtggcagtttttaaatttttactggATATAACTGTTTACTTATTTAAGCTcaagtgtaaaaaatatttaaaataagtattttcaacttttgtagaaaaattgttGGAAGTAATATTGAATCGAGAGAACTCGCTTGGCTTACATTATTGTAAAGTAATATGTTATCTTAGACATTTTTCTTACTGTAACATTTTTCACGACTTTGacattggtttttttttatgtcgctACAGTACCTTTTTTATCTATATGTTTTATCACTATGTATACAAAAACCGTTTTACGTTAAAGAATTTTATGTCGAGATTGAAAATGTTGTCCATCAACATTAATACGCGACGCAAAACGTCGCAATTTTTATGCCGATTATATTGCGAGCCAGCATCGACCGGCAATGTAAATGGTAAGAGTGAACCGAGTCTCACTTCTGAAGTCGGTCGATTGGCTTTACGGCGAGGTACGCTTCGCCTGACGCTTTTCTTAGCCCCGTTTTATCTCCGTTGTAAATTCATATCGAGTAAAATGGAAAGCACGAAACCAGGAAATTTTCTACGAGCGCGATGTCAGCCACGCTGACATAAACACGCACACGCAAACATATCGCCTGTCGCGTGGGTCCCTAATCCGTGATCAGGTGATTTCGTCGCCAAGCTACTTCTACCCCAGTGTGCCATCCACCCTATACCTAAAGTTGATTTTCAGCTATCTTACCGCCCCAAATTTTTCACTACGGCAACGCACATAACCGTCGTCAAAGCTGCCAATCTCTgcttttatattaacttttttttttaactaccaatccaaaaaatttcaaagtaacatactcaaaaatcttaatttaaacTCAAGATTCAAAAAGGCaaaaattggtattttttaattttttaaataaaattgaaaaataagaaattaaaaaaatatatatactgatttagaattgaaaatattcagaattttccattttaaacttacgcaataaaaaaaattcgtgcAGCCACTAAATCGACGCATATCAAATACTACGCAGTAGAGAACGCATTTAGTTGCATTCGATTATTTCCTGTTCGGTGATTTGCACCGGAATTGGTCGGCCTCTTCTTGGTAAGCGCTCGCTGTTGCGTTACGAAATAGCATGCCGAATACAATACAAAGGAAACCGATTATCGGCCGACGTCGATGTTGGCAGCTCTCAGAACAAAGTGTAACGGAGAGATATTTGATGATATGTAGTTAAtcaaatagttaaatatatatattttttaacgaatgCATTTTCCGACTTTTCATCATTaaaacgataaattattaacgaatataaataacaacacattcattgtttatttatgatactaaaaatatacattatcaattttgtttattgttttaaatattatatgtattattatactattGCATGCtacattttatcaatatatattattataaaataaataataaatttttttacacacaagaaatacatttttcaacatTCCAACATCAAAACGATAAATCATTAATGATTCCAAATAACAGCACTTTCGTCATTGTTTATTTacgatactaaaaatatatatatattaatttcgtttgtttgcaattaatattatattcattataccGTTATATGCTACACTATATTATCATTACGCTGTACACTATAATCGTGTGTGATGTCATATCGTTTGGGTTATAGAGCCTGGAGGACCGCGAGCGTAAGCACGCCATACACAAGGAGCAGCTGTCGCGCGAGCATAGGTTCCTGAGACGGCGACTCGAGCAGCTGACGAACCAGACCGGCCTGCACGGCCTTCATGCGCTTCATGGCCTCCACGGGCTCAGCACGAGCGCGCCAACCGGctccgtcgccgccgccgcttccGCGGCGATGTTGTCCAAGCGGCGCAGTATTTCCGAGTGCTCCCTGGGCACGGCGTCCACCAGCTCGACCGGAAGTTCCAGCAACTCGGACAGGTCTGCAGGTAGCCCATCCATCTCGGAGTCCGGTGAGTATCGCAATGAGATTACCTGTTATGTTGTCATTAAGCTTAAAAGGGTGCGTTCCTTCCGAGATGGAACGTCTTTACATTTCCTCGCAGTCTTCTTCTTTACCTTGCTCTCGTAACAGTTAGAAGTGTCTCTCACAGCGTGCGAGTGCAAAAATCTACCGATTCCATGTTTTACTAATGAATTTTAACCTTTCGTAAATCACGTGAGGTTTTCTGAATCCCAGGTGCAATTAAAagcgcaaaatttttttcaaaaaaaaaagcagTGGTAGTGTTGTGTTCctgacaataataaaaagagaaaaaaatactattGCACTTCTGAATCTGGAGGGTTTTTATTTCAGCATCTCGTGGATCCCACGTGACTGAACTTTTGACTTTTATCCACGTGTCTTGTTAAAaggttaacaaaaaaattttctactgTTTGAACTCGGAACAATGAGATCTTATGCTAACAGAACGTTATAATAGAGTCGATAAACGACCACGTATATTCTgctgtataaataaaacatgtttataataaaattattagccacttttatatgttaattttcatcattaatattctttttcatgTAAACGTGAAAATGTACTTTGTATGCAATTTAATAATCGTGATCTTTGAGATTAAATCGGACGTAGcaattaatcataataatttataacataattctCTCATTTTTCCGTGTAAAATTTTCGTGTAGTTCACCatgtttttaatacataattttcaaCGTACAAAGAGAGAAACAGAGGGGATTTTTACCAGTAACGCTATCTTCTTTTTTAACTAGCTTGATTCCGTCGATTAAATCTTAATCGTCACGAGTCGGAATTAAGATGGAAAGCAGCGAGCGCGATAAAAGTCACGCGGGTTACTTTACCTACGTCGTAAAGTCGAACGGGTGAATGTATTTAATTTCCCGAAGCGTTGTTATTTAAACATGGCGTACAGCAAAATGTACACAACAAACACATACACAAGGATACAAGAGTCGTATATCGATAATTGTGTCACACAATAGTGTgatataattatctatattgATTTTTCGAAATCCtgcaactttttaatttatttcagaagataaaaagaaattgtacaaAGCTCTCGCATACGTTCTTTCGTTTTTtagcataatttttaaaatgtttttgtttttatttccgGTATAAAATCAAACAGGTAAGAAGATAACACGGCATATCTCaacttaatgtaattttttaaattatctgacAACTTGAGATTATATCGTATTTCTAgataaagttttcaaaatttagattttgtCTACATTGGGGGTACACCACTACGATGTGCATCGCAAAAATGCATTCGCCACCGCATGAAATATTGCGGCTTGCGGGGGTGGATGAGTTTTCCAAAGGAGTTTCTGGAGTAAAAAAGAGGTCGAGCTAGCGGAAGGCGAAGGAAATCGGAAAACGTCGGGGGTGTGCGCGCGGGGGTTGGACGTTGAAATTGATGATCCCGCGGGAATATCTCTGGCGAAGCACTTATCATAAGTCACGTGTGCCACGCCGGCGATTTTTCGAAAGCCACCCCGAATTTGCCGCGCTTTCTGCCGCGAAACAGCGAAATTTATCGTAACGATTTTTTATTTCCacctaattattttaaatattaaatacatgaCTGTTaatctcgtaaaaaaaaaatacgttttattttgcttttcttttaGTTGTGccttatattaatattctcgATGTATTATAGTATCGTGCATTTAGACGTCTACCGCTATGATTGCGAAGTAATCATGTCTCCATTATGAGATATGCTCGCTCTGGTGAATCCGGCTTTACATTTATGGACTCAAATAGAATGTGTATTTTGCGTTGCAGCAATCTGGATAAGGTACTCTCCTCCACATAAACACAAACACACGTATACACATACTCGCGGAATTATTTCAGGACGATTTCCTCCGTGCACCTTAATGTCGTGAGATTGTTGCGCTTAGCTAAATTACCAAACGTGATAAGATCCCTCTTTAAGATTTGCTGTCCCAGCCATTAGTAACGGATCCTCGTCGTCTGCACGATGTGCTAAACATTGCAGTTACGTATTAGTCACACAAGACATATTGAAGCTTAAAATTTGTTCTCCCTCGAAATTTGCATTTACGATGATGGattatttaagaattttccGTAATTCTTTAAATGTGGATTAAAAAAGTGTTAAGAATAGAAAAAGGTTGATAGATCGAGGCAGAGTCAAAAGTTTCGCTTAAAGATACAGAATCTAGAGAAAAGAAACAAGAGAGAAGATTCGTATTACAAAATTCAACGTGAAACAGAAACGAGAAGTATCTCCAAACAAAGAGCGAGAAATGGGAAAGGGGAGAATGACTCTTTGACAAGTTAAACATACCTGACGTTCCCGTAGAGATAATCATTTCTAACATGGCCGATGTAGTGCAGACTCTTCAGCTCGAAGTGATCCTTCAGACGAACCCTTTCGTTCTTGTCCTATAATTTCTCTCGAACAAAATGAACACATATATAAGATGCAATATAACGTAATTGcaaatataagttatatattaactaatatttatgtTGCTAATTAATCAAAGCttcttttaacaattaaaaaaaaaaatattttaagaataatagtaatattttaaatactaacaatttttacattgtcCGATGCTTTGAAAAACTGCAAGAAAAGTAGTACGATATCTAGAAATATTTATGGTTATCTGTTTAATTTATTtggggaagaaaaaaaagaattgtcaGAAGTGGGATTCGAACCCACGCCCACAGAAGTGGACTGCGACCTGAACGCAGCGCCTTAGACCGCTCGGCCATCCTGACGATGCGTAGCAAGTCTGTACTAAGGTTGAGACATAATAGAATATTGAAAGAAAAGTTTGTTTTTGGTATCTAACAAGTGTgataataaatggaaaatttttatCCAAGACTTTAAGCAAGAAAGTTGCGGTGAACTCGTACGAGAGAAAAGTCGTACGAGACTTTGGTCAGTTTGGGAAATATATTGGGGGAAATAACGAAGGAAAGATATTCCAGTTGAACGAATCacttatttatttgttgaaTGATTTTTGCACCCACTCGAATTCTCGTTCGACATATGTAGAAGAAGgtggtaaaattataaaacattgtcGATTATTTGCGCATATACGTACTCACGACGGTCGTCGGTAGATCGTCGGTAAATCGCACAAGCGCAGAAATATTGACCGCAAAATTTTCTCTTTGGGGTCCGAAATCTTTCCCGTGCAGCTTCGTGCCGCGCGCGGCGATTGCATATCTCTCACGCACGTCGCATGGTAGAAGAAATACTGACCGGTGACCATACCACGCGCCGCGCGACGCGCGTTACGAACTTGTTGTCGCAGCTGGGTTGGGACGCGCGATCGAGACTTAATCGGGACCGACGTCGCGTATAAATAGACTCGGATAATCCGTCCGCCGAGCGAAGCCGGAAGTTGGCGATTTAGGACCGAGATGTACAGTTCGTAGCGGTTTACCTGTCCCGCTTTATCTTTTACAACAAGACGTCATCTCGGTTGCCATATAAATGCGATTCCCCTAACAACACGTGATATCATACGGATATACGTACGATATCACGTACGAATATTCGTAGAATATTtgtatctagaatattctagaatattcatacggTATCTTGTGCTGTTAAGATCGAAACTGATAGATGCAAATTCGAATCGATTTGATTTGTAATTGATATTTGCGGCGTCCGATATTGGGTTCCGCGCGAGATGTCCGCGTCTTCGCTTGAAACTTTCGTTCGAGCGAGCTAAGAGTTAATTATTGCGCTCGTGACGGATATTATTGTTATCTGCCACCTTCCTCTCTCTGTCCCCGCCCTTCTTTTTTTCCACTTGTTTCCTGATAAAGGCGCGGACACGCAACAGGGCTGCACCGTACTGTTTGTTGTTACCGTGTGATAATGAGGAATGATTAACTAGCAGGAAAATGTGACGCACGACTTATTTTTACTCGCTGcattcaaaatattgaaatccatccccgcggcggcggcgatggcggggggaggggggagagatgGGTCGTGTTCAAAACGCATTAAACGTCTCGCGTGTTTTTTATGCGCTGCATTTGGACGTGGGTGGCCTCCACGAGAGGTGACGAATTCAGGGATGCCAAGGGTGCGCACGTCGTTGGTTTTAATGAACTCTTTCTCTCGCCACTCGTGCTTGCCACCCTTAAAACCGCCGCTTTAATCAGTGCCTCTCAAATCGCGCCACTCCCGTGCTCACCGCCCACGCTTCCAGCAATCAATATCCGTGgtcaataaaaaatgaatttgtaATATGTTGTATTTCATATCttcttatttcatatttcaaatactaaattttgtatcaaattttaaatcttaacaTACATTTCATGTTTCCATTCTATATcctgtattttaaaaatttatttgatttattttatattacaattccAGACAAGTTTGTCATTCCGTATGTGGACTGCACTCCTGTTTTGAGCGCCACTGTCACCTGGACAGGTTAGCGATGTCGAGGACGCAAaggtggggggggggggggcgagAAAGGGAGAGGCGGGTGGTGACGAGGGCAGATCTGGTTCGCTTAGTGTGACGAGAATAGAGGCATGTTATTGATTATGGAAAAATACCCCCGGCTCACAGAGCGCCGCGGATGGGGCGAAGGGGAGGGAGGATAGCTAGCAAGTGTGGTCGACACCCCCTCGTCTTCTTCAAGCCGTGCCTTCCAGCGGGTGTCATGGCTACTGTACACCCCGCAGTCTCTCTATCGTGTTCTTCGTTTGCCCAccttctccctctccccctcccccttccccttcCTTCGTTCCGTTGTTGCCCATCATCTCTTCGTCTGACGGTATGACGTCATAATAACGGCGCGTCCTTGCTGGCACTCGTCTCTCGCGAGTATTGGCCAGACAGTGCGTGCGGTTGATGCGTCGGTGCGTCTTCTTACGTCATGAGAGAGGGAGCGCTTTCGATATACGGCGCTATTTAAAATGCTCCACGCGGGATGTCTCGTTGTTCGCACGAGCTTTCAGCGTGCCACTGAAGATTGTCACATTACTAAGTCTATGACCAACAGATCAATAAAGTTTAGCTTAGAATGGCCGGTAGCCTATGGCAGGCTTTTTATCTAAtcaatcatttattttctttgaacCCCCTCGCGGATTCTTCAAATACTTCTTTGGGTAAATTCTTAGGGAATCGACTTCGAAACGGTCTTGGCGAGTCGCTCGgaaacgaaacgaaacgaaacTTCGGCAGATTTATGAAGGGATAGCAAATACGGTGGAAACGCTCAGAATTTAACCGGAAAGGCGAAGAGGGAAGGTGGGATTTCTCTCGTGGAAGACGATCTTCTCGCTGCCATTAATTAATCTCGCGTGATAAATGTTAAGCTGGCTGCCATCTTGGAAGATGCTAGACGCGCCGCCAGCCAGCTGCGCGCCATAATAGTGGTAGACGCCGATGCATAAATTTCCACTAATTTTTCGTAACAGTCTCGCCTATTGTATATTAATCAGTATAAGTCCAAAAAAATTAACCTCTCGGAGCTAAAATCGATTTTCGATTTTGCCGGCACAAGTGATTACTTATTCATTTTTGTTCGTTGCACTCGATGCGTAAACGCGTCGAGGATTATTTTGTGTCATCGACCTCTCTTCCAGATTATAATAGCGCGGTATCCGCTCTTTCTGTTGCAGATGAAGTGGACGTGATTGGTTATACGAGCAATCAATCGGACACCGACGATCATAGTAGCGTACAGAGTAGTAGCGACAGCGGTGTTGCGATGTCCACCTCCAGACTGACTCTTTCCGAGATGATGGACAATCTTTAGGTGCGTATACAGATTAATTAGTTTACAGCGA
The Solenopsis invicta isolate M01_SB chromosome 16, UNIL_Sinv_3.0, whole genome shotgun sequence genome window above contains:
- the LOC105203041 gene encoding max dimerization protein 1, which gives rise to MSIAALLQAAEYIERREREAEHGYASTMPIPDDMRTITKRPKTKKSQGSRTTHNELEKNRRAHLRTCLEKLKLLVPLGPETSRHTTLGLLTKAKRFIKSLEDRERKHAIHKEQLSREHRFLRRRLEQLTNQTGLHGLHALHGLHGLSTSAPTGSVAAAASAAMLSKRRSISECSLGTASTSSTGSSSNSDRSAGSPSISESDEVDVIGYTSNQSDTDDHSSVQSSSDSGVAMSTSRLTLSEMMDNL